A single Triticum dicoccoides isolate Atlit2015 ecotype Zavitan chromosome 2A, WEW_v2.0, whole genome shotgun sequence DNA region contains:
- the LOC119355315 gene encoding 7-deoxyloganetin glucosyltransferase-like, with protein MGSAQVDADVKPHAVCVPLPAQGHVTPMLKLAKILHCRGFHVTFVNSEFNHRRLLRSRGAAALDGVEGFRFATIPDGLPPSDADATQDVPSLCRSTRETCLPHFKSLLAELNASTESPPVTCVVGDNAMSFTVDAARDIGVPCALFWTASVCGYLGYRHYRTLYDKGIFPLKDVEQLTNGYLDTPVDCTAGMSKHMRLKDFPNFIWSTDPDEYMAHFALHVTVRLAEADAAIFNTLEELEPAALDAVRAMLPPTVPVYTIGYLPLLAEEIVPQGGTLDALGSNLWKEDVSCFDFLDGKEPRSVVYVNYGSITVMSNEELLEFAWGLANSGQPFLWIIRPDLVKGDAAVLPPEFLESIEGRGVLASWCPQEAVLRHEAVGVFLTHSGWNSTVESLCGGVPTLCWPFFAEQQTNSRYSCVEWGVAMEIGHDVRREAVEAKIREAMSGEKGKEMRRRAEEWREAGVRATRPGGRSRANLEKLVADSLLSGGKPRD; from the exons ATGGGTTCCGCGCAGGTCGATGCCGACGTCAAGCCGCACGCCGTGTGCGTGCCGCTGCCGGCGCAGGGGCACGTCACGCCGATGCTGAAGCTCGCCAAGATCCTCCACTGCAGGGGCTTCCATGTCACCTTCGTCAACTCCGAGTTCAACCACCGGCGGCTCCTCCGCTCCCGCGGCGCTGCCGCACTCGACGGCGTCGAGGGGTTCCGCTTCGCCACCATACCGGACGGCCTCCCGCCGTCCGACGCCGATGCCACGCAGGACGTACCGTCCCTCTGCCGCTCCACCAGGGAGACCTGCCTCCCGCACTTCAAGAGCCTCCTTGCCGAGCTCAACGCATCTACCGAGTCGCCACCGGTCACGTGCGTCGTCGGCGACAACGCCATGAGCTTCACCGTCGACGCCGCACGGGACATTGGGGTGccgtgtgcgctgttctggactgcCAGCGTATGCGGCTACTTGGGCTACCGCCATTACCGCACCTTGTACGACAAGGGCATCTTCCCACTCAAAG ACGTGGAGCAGCTGACTAATGGGTATCTTGACACGCCGGTGGACTGCACGGCGGGGATGAGCAAGCACATGCGGCTCAAAGACTTCCCGAACTTCATCTGGTCGACGGACCCCGACGAGTACATGGCCCACTTCGCCCTCCACGTGACGGTGCGGCTGGCGGAGGCGGACGCCGCCATCTTCAACACCTTGGAAGAGCTCGAGCCGGCGGCGCTGGACGCGGTGCGCGCCATGCTCCCGCCCACCGTGCCCGTCTACACCATCGGCTATCTCCCCTTACTCGCCGAGGAGATCGTGCCACAGGGCGGCACGTTGGACGCACTGGGGTCAAACCTGTGGAAGGAGGACGTCTCCTGCTTCGACTTTCTGGACGGCAAGGAGCCCCGGTCGGTCGTGTACGTGAACTACGGCAGCATAACGGTGATGAGCAACGAGGAGCTCCTCGAGTTCGCGTGGGGGCTAGCCAACAGCGGCCAGCCCTTCCTGTGGATCATCAGGCCGGACCTCGTCAAGGGCGACGCCGCCGTGCTGCCGCCGGAGTTCCTGGAGTCCATCGAGGGGCGCGGCGTGCTGGCGAGCTGGTGCCCGCAGGAGGCGGTGCTGCGACACGAGGCGGTGGGCGTGTTCCTGACGCACTCCGGGTGGAACTCGACGGTGGAGAGCCTGTGCGGCGGGGTGCCGACGCTGTGCTGGCCCTTCTTCGCGGAGCAGCAGACCAACAGCCGGTACAGCTGCGTGGAGTGGGGCGTGGCCATGGAGATCGGCCACGACGTGCGGCGGGAGGCGGTGGAGGCCAAGATACGGGAGGCGATGTCCGGCGAGAAGGGGAAGGAGATGCGCCGCCGGGCCGAGGAGTGGAGGGAGGCCGGCGTCCGCGCAACGCGGCCCGGCGGGCGCTCGCGCGCCAATCTCGAGAAGCTGGTCGCCGACTCCCTCCTCTCGGGCGGCAAACCACGTGATTAA